The following proteins are co-located in the Microbacterium sp. Clip185 genome:
- a CDS encoding helix-turn-helix domain-containing protein, with product MLSDEQVGRNLIRLRGEMSQKDLAAEMKRRGFKWSQATVWSVEKGERPLRFTEVEALTDVFGRPASHLLALGDFEAEIDQMARRLSEKDLELQRVLAEYDDLRLNLALKCDEAPEGAGGHAASEWIPRTVEDAVKAYRADQQAEGARYDELLRTSERNSPPSADWQSETWLERLNAADQQASRCSDNG from the coding sequence ATGCTGAGCGACGAGCAGGTGGGTCGGAACCTCATCCGACTTCGCGGGGAGATGAGCCAGAAGGATCTCGCGGCGGAAATGAAGCGACGCGGTTTCAAGTGGTCGCAGGCAACCGTCTGGAGCGTGGAGAAGGGGGAGCGCCCTCTCCGGTTCACGGAGGTTGAAGCGCTCACCGATGTTTTCGGGCGGCCCGCTTCCCACCTGCTGGCCCTCGGCGACTTCGAGGCCGAGATCGATCAGATGGCGCGTCGCCTCTCCGAGAAAGACCTCGAGCTTCAACGCGTCCTCGCGGAGTACGACGATCTACGGCTCAACCTTGCGCTGAAATGTGACGAAGCGCCAGAGGGTGCCGGCGGGCACGCAGCGAGCGAGTGGATCCCGCGGACCGTCGAGGACGCGGTGAAGGCGTACCGCGCCGACCAGCAGGCAGAAGGTGCCCGATATGACGAGCTCCTTCGAACCTCCGAACGGAATAGCCCGCCGAGCGCTGATTGGCAGTCAGAGACGTGGCTCGAACGACTGAACGCGGCCGACCAGCAGGCGAGCCGCTGCTCCGACAATGGCTAG